GCCTGTCGCGACCGGATCGAGCATGAAGTCCGCGTCTGCCGCAGCCAGATGATGAGCCCGATGTGGTACCCCGGCCCGCACCCCTTCGGCCACTGTTTCCCGATGGCGCCCGGTTCGCCGTTCTGGCATTGCATGTGAGGTTGCAGCGCGGGCTGCGTTGCCTAAAAGTCGGCGCTGGCGGGACGGTGCCGGCCGCCCCGGGAACACGATCGATGCCGACCCGATTGGACTATTTCGGCGATCCGTCCCGGCAGCGCACGGGATGGGTAAGAACCAGCTGAGCGATTGGATAGCTTTTCTGCGGATCGAAGCATCCACCCGAATGCCGCAGGGCATCGAAGGTTTCTCCCTCCTTGGCTCTGGGGTGGCCGTACGGCACGGTCGTGAGTTCCATGTGGACGATCGCGCAGGCTCGGCCGATCCGCCTGCAGCCTCCCGCCACGCCACTGTCGCCCAGGGTGCCGATCTTCTGGCCACGCCTGACGGTCTGCCCGGGGCTTACGACGACGTCCTGAAAATGGCAATAGACGGTATACCGGTCGAATTGCGCATGGTGAATGGCTACGGTGTTTCCGCAAGTCTCCGGATTGGCGCCGACATGGGTGACGACCGTTCCGTCGGCCGGCGCGATAACGTCCTCGCCGAAAGGTCCCGTGAAATCGACGCCGGAATGCGGCACCTGCCAGTTTGGAAACGGGCCGCAACAGCCACCG
This sequence is a window from Lentimicrobiaceae bacterium. Protein-coding genes within it:
- a CDS encoding M23 family metallopeptidase; protein product: AIGVRVICLIEEKVQICTREKSEMTPTPMNSVNSSPGVVRGWTCACLLVLLAGCAQMSSPVASTYESSGGCCGPFPNWQVPHSGVDFTGPFGEDVIAPADGTVVTHVGANPETCGNTVAIHHAQFDRYTVYCHFQDVVVSPGQTVRRGQKIGTLGDSGVAGGCRRIGRACAIVHMELTTVPYGHPRAKEGETFDALRHSGGCFDPQKSYPIAQLVLTHPVRCRDGSPK